The DNA sequence taggtgaaatctcttttcttccagtttgaatccattggtttatgtCCTAGGTCCTGGACCAAGGAAAGATAAGCTTGCTTCATgtatggctatcatgttacctcttaacatTTTCCTCTCCTAGCTGAACATTCCCAGTTGCCTCAGATTTTCATCCCAAGACTTTGTTTCCaacccttttgccatcttggttgtcctcctctggacattctATGTCTTGCTTGTCAGTATCCTACTTGAAATGTGTCCAGAACTGAAGTGTTTTTAAGGAGAGGTCTAGCCAAACTACAACAGAGTGGTATTATAACTTTCTTTGATCCTGacattatagcactgttaatgcATTCTAGAATTGCATTACagttgtccttccacatttgtggttttgtttatttgcagatttgattaatatgtcctttCTAGGTTTTTCAGTGCGACTCGATATGGTCAGCATTTgccagaagttgcactggaggacctagagtcaCAGAGAGAATGCTTCTCTAGGCTTTTGTAGGTCTtctagtgcaattctgtggtcagtctccagcagatattgaccacagactTGCGCTGGGGGACCTAGCAATTCTTAGAAAGGTAAAAGgtgtttttttccactttcatgggggttctacacccctaatcccagcaaatgtggaagggaCATGGTACTTTATTTTGTTGATGTATCATGCTGTTGACTCGTTTAACTTGTGTTCTATCAAGACTCCTCAGTCATTTTTACATGTACTCTTTCAAAACAGATGTCACCCAttatatatttgtgcatttcatattttcttGACTTCCTTTTACTACCATATTACtgttcttgtttgccttcaagttgactctgacataTGACcttataatagggttttctgggcaggatttattcaaaggaggtttgcaacTGCGTTTCTTCTAGGCTGATAAAGAgtgcaacttgtccaaggtcaccctttTGGTTTCCAgagctaagtggggatttgaatcttgattTACAATCCcaggtcaacactcaaaccactacactttgcAGGTTCTTGACTATTATAATACCATTATAATTGGATATTACTTATTAAAGTATAGCTTAATCAAGACATTTAAAAATTTTGTAGTCGTTTAATGTGATTAAAAGTAGTACCCTTTTTTTTATCTCTATTGAAAATCATGTTAATTTTTCATCTAGCCTGCTAGTttgttaaggttattttgaacCCCAGTTCTCTCCCTCCTAATACAGTGTCCTCTGCTAATTTGGGAAGCACACTCTGTTCCTTTTTCCAAGccactgataaaaatgttaaataacattAGGACCAGGACAGAACTCTGAGACATCCTGCCAATAATTTTGTTCCAGGGTGAAGGGGAGCCTttggtgagcactctttgggtaGATCTGTCCAAAATCCATCAAATGGTAACAAAATTGTGAGATATTTTGTCAAGCTTCACCATATCCACAGCTTTCTCCTTGTttaccaaaacacactgcacaaataagcccatttgagactgctttaactgccttggctcagtgctagggaatcatgggaactgtagttttgtgagacctttagccttcgatgtcagagagctctggtgccacaataaaccaattccctagcactgagccagggcagttaaagtgatctcaaagtggattatttctgcagtgtgttttggacctctaaTAAAGAGAAGGAGTACAATtaatctggcatgatttgtttttgagaagcatgctggctcttagtaatcacagcattccttacTGTTTAATGATTTGTTTTAGAACCTTTCCAAGTACTGACATCAAGCTTCTcaggtcctcttttttcccttttgaacaTGGGGACAgcatttgccctccttcagtgTTTTGGGACCTCTCCTGTGCTCCaagtatttttcaaaatgtattgaCAGAGGCTCTCAAAGTATACATGCAAGTTCTTTTCAGCATCCTTAGATGCTGTTCATCTGGCTTTGGAGACCTTAGTTCATTTAGAGTACCCAGTTATTCCTGTATGTTATCTATTCAGGGCTGCAGTTCCCTTGCTGCatcatttcttccattttcacCAAGTTGCAAAGTTTTTCTTTTGGAACACCAAAGCAAAGTAGGCTTTGAGCATTGTCCTCTCTCTGACCCCTACTAACCTTTCACCATTTCTCCATGCAGTGGGCCTACCATCTTCTAGCTCTTCCTCTTGCTCCATATATAGctgctgccattttaaaaaaatatttctaacgTCTCTAGGAAGCCTAAACTCATTTTGacctttagatttttttttaactcatcACAACTACTGGCTATTTCTAGTCcctggtgatttgttttgtttcatttcttttaaatctaAGTGCATATTTAAGTTCTTCAGCCAGCCATCCTGATTTCTTTAGACAATCTCCCACTTTACTTTCTCATTGGAATTTTTTGTAGTTTCTACCAAAAAATGACACTTTTCTTCTGGGAACTACCAGGAGCCCTTACATCTACAGAAATTCCAGGATCTCTGAGGATTTAGTGTTGTCACTATTATGTGTCTTATAACTATTATACAAAGAGACAGTTCGGAATCAGGTGTGTAGGTCCAAGCTCACAGCATGATTTTCTGATAATTTTACCCCTGAGTGTCTCATTCTTCCAAGTGTATGCCTCTTATCTTTGGCATTCCTGTATGTTGCCCTTTCAGAGAGTCTGCTCCACCCTGTCCAAAAAAGCTTCATTACTTCAGATAACTTGCAGTGTAGATAACTGGATCTCAAGCTGTTGCATCTTCTCTTCTGGCAAGGCAATCAGCTTGGACTTTCTTCCTCATATTCTCAGGcaagaagacaaaaagaaaacaaatgttgtAGGTTACTGCATCAGCTCTTTCAGCATCTACACTCAGTCATCCTGTTTAGGTATGGACCTCCCCTTCAAACTCCCCTATGAAATGCCCACAAAAATTCCTGTTTTGCTTTCCCTGTTCAACATTTGAATTGATTAGCCCCAAGGACTGAGTGACCAGCTATATATGTGGTAAGCTATTGGTTGCTAGTTTTACCCTCAAACAAGTAACTCACTTCCTGTCAGCAGCAACAGGTCTTAGACCATTGTTCAGGCAGAGTACACAGCTCAATATACAGATGACTACAAAGAGATTAGTCAAACAACCAGCTTTAACAAAAGACACAAGCACAACTTATTCCATCAATCCCACATAAAACACCTGTTTTCCTGATTTCTGAGTTTCTGGAATGGGAATCAACATACAGCTATGGCGTTCGCTTCTCCAGAGGTGggattacaaatcccatcatttctGACCACCAAAGCCCTGGGAAGGTTACAGGTTCTCAATCCTTGATCTATGCTATTTCTTGTTTCATCTTTTGCATTATTACTGGGATGCTTCCTGAGAAGATAACTTTTTTTTTGGTATTCATCCAAATCTGACAGAGGCTCAGAACCTCAGCAGTTCAGCCCATGTGCCATCAGTCTAAGGTACACTACTGTATCAATTATTAGTACTGTAACAGCTTATTTATAGTGTTTCTGATACTGCTCATTAAACCTTTCCCATTTTCCTTAACCCTTTGTACAGTAAAGTCTGTTGAACATAAGAATCTATTTGTAGTACTTTATAAGAAAACACTACTTCACTGCCACAAGGCAAGTATTCAGTAATATAgctcttcggggggggggggggggggaaggtacctgtggtcctccaaatgctggactgaaattttCATCATACCATACCATTGGATACGACTGATAGCTGCTCCACAGCCTCTTGGAGGAAAGAGGCTATTTATATCACCTCTACACTCTCAAGCAGGGCACTCATATATATTCATAATGGCATAGAAAAGTACCTTGTGCATTCAATGACCTCCATATGATAGTATTAATGAGATGAAACATGCTGCCTTCAGCCACCAGAATTCCAAATTGCACACAATGAAGAGTACAGTGGTATGGCTGATCTGCTGAAGAAccttggaaaataaaatattaactaCTTTTTAGGTTAACATGAAAATGATGTCCTTTTCTTTTCCAACCAGTTGCAAGcctctccaaaataaaatgtttactaCCTTTTGCATGAGCCCCATGCTTACCCATTCCTGTTTCATCTTTCCCAAGTGCAAGTGTGAGAAAGCTGAAGCATTCACTTCATACTTTTAAACTAACAAACTTTAAGCTAACCTATGTACAACAGTGGGAATACTAGTGTACTTTTACTGAAACAAGATGGGTGTTTCTTACATTACATTCTCCTCTGGTATCAGAGGAGGCGAGGAGAGCATGTCTGTTGCTCATTTATGTGCCAATAAGACTCTGCCCTGACATAAATCTCTCTATATGTTCTGACCTTTCATCCTCAGCCCAGCTAGCACAGCTACCGGTCAAGGATATTTTATTGTTCATTACATTTTTCCTTCAATAAACTTGAAGCTGCATTCATGGTTCTTCCCACTACATTATCCTCACAATAATTGTGAAGGGTTACGCTACGCTGAACAAGCAATTGGCCCAAACTTAGTCAGATACATTTTTGAACCTATGTCTGCCAAGCTTTTCCCCCATCCAATACTAACTTCTATCCAACAGTAACtgctaatgggagctgcagtcaaaaacATATAGAGTAACCACTGAAGGGAGGTTACACAAAGCCAAGATTCAATATTACTTCCAAGCCAAAGATCCAGTGTTTTCTAGGAATACAAACATCAGGCATACGTTGGTAGTGAGATGATTTATGCAAGAAATTACTTTTCTAGAACACAGACCACTCACCACCATTTTGCAGGGGGAAATTTTCTTTAATTATGCAAAGGCAGCCTCCCAACTCCTGCATGTTTTGAGCAGAATACTTTTACAGGGAAGAGGTACTTATAAGAACTGGACATGAGCAACAACAGCAGCTTTCTAGGAAAACATACAGTCATGTTGCCTGTGGCTCAGTACCCTGATTCATTCCCAGTGAACTGACATGCTCTCTTACAGAAGTTGCAGTAggcagctttttctttttaaaaaataaagtacaatCAAGTACTCAATTTCTTACTAATCTTCAGTTTTGATTGCTAAAAAACAGACAGATTGTATGATCAATTCTGCACCAGATACTAAGTACAGTTTCTGCTATTTTTTCATACTGCTTTGTTTCAAAATACAAATTAATACCAGTAAGATCTAGATGAATCaggtttttctctcctccatcaCAGTAAAAGACAGGGAGACACTATGTAAGAGGGAACAACCAACGGTTGCAATCCTATGCATTCTTGTTTGTGAGAAAATCCCATGGAAAGCAATGACACCTTTTTCTTAACAAACAGGAATGGATTCtaaaaactgcatttatttctatcctgcttttcaccAAAATTGGTTccagagtgggtttgtcattaGTGTTATGCCTCCTATGATGCTACAGTTTCTGCAGCTGAAAGATGGTGGAGATCTTTCATACGGAGCATTTATCAGAGGACAGATACACACGATTGCTCTGTCATGATGCCTTACTGGAGCAGGGTACAAACACGTCCCTCTCAAAAGACATAGTTCTAGTTCATTTATTCAGGTCTTATAcatctgcaaaacagaaatagtaaCAGCCATTTGGATGTTCCTTCTTAATGGTTCTGTGCGGGGGTCTTGGAAACTCTGAAGGACCTGGATCTTGTGACATGGAGCTGGAGCTGCAGCTACTGCTTCTGCTACTACTTCCAGCCACTGGCACTCTGACTCTGTCCTCTACCAGTGGGGACCCAGGGCTCAGATATCCTGCATTGGTCTGAGTAGTGACCGTAGCAAAGGTGGCAGGACCAGCGTTGTTTTTCACATAGACATTCTTGATAGCCACTAATGTATGTGCCATGACACTGAGGTTGTTGTTGAGATCTTGCATGCCTTGCTGCAGAAGCTGAAGGTTATGGTTGATACTCTCAAAGCCAGACTGTATGACATGCAGCTGGTTCTGCTGGATGTGCAACAGATCCTCTTCTGTAATTTCATTCTGGTTTGTCTGGGGCTGAGGTTTTGTCTTGGATTTTACTTTTGCACAGGGACCTCCATTCTGTACCCCCAGAAAAGATAGTTGCTCCTGGCTGGGAGGAACTACAGCTATGTCCTCTGAGCTTTCTTCTGGCTCTACTACTTTCACTACTATCTCTTCTTCTAAATTGACCTTCTCTGCACATGGCTGGTGGGATGGCCCAGGGTCATCTGTAAAACCTATAATGGgaatggaggaaaaggaaaagattgGATTCTCCTTCGTTTATATTTTCAAGAATCTGGATAATCACAGGCACATACATTTCTTATTGCTCTCTACAGTTTTACAGAGTTTCATCAACTTCTATTGGTTGGGTAAATGCGTATTAAATATGACCACGAAAGAGAAGATAAATCTTGTAGTAAAGGCTGGATGTATAAGAgtcttaaacccccccccccagtgttttCAAGATACAGAACACAGCTAAGGAAATTCAACACAAACAAAAGAccagaaaaatacaaataaagggCATTTCAAGCTTCTGTTCTTCTACATGTACCCAGAAGACAAAGCACACCATAGCAAACAACCAGAAACAAGAATGGTGTTTTGCATAAGCTTTTCTGTACCAAAGTTATCTTAagatctttttgtatttttagttaCACTGGATCAGTAGTCTGTTCCCTACTGAAAACTCTGTTTGTATTTATGCCTTAAGTCATCAACTTTTGATGAGCAGAAAATCTTAGtgacataacacacacacacaNNNNNNNNNNNNNNNNNNNNNNNNNNNNNNNNNNNNNNNNNNNNNNNNNNNNNNNNNNNNNNNNNNNNNNNNNNNNNNNNNNNNNNNNNNNNNNNNNNNNNNNNNNNNNNNNNNNNNNNNNNNNNNNNNNNNNNNNNNNNNNNNNNNNNNNNNNNNNNNNNNNNNNNNNNNNNNNNNNNNNNNNNNNNNNNNNNNNNNNNNNNNNNNNNNNNNNNNNNNNNNNNNNNNNNNNNNNNNNNNNNNNNNNNNNNNNNNNNNNNNNNNNNNNNNNNNNNNNNNNNNNNNNNNNNNNNNNNNNNNNNNNNNNNNNNNNNNNNNNNNNNNNNNNNNNNNNNNNNNNNNNNNNNNNNNNNNNNNNNNNNNNNNNNNNNNNNNNNNNNNNNNNNNNNNNNNNNNNNNNNNNNNNNNNNNNNNNNNNNNNNNNNNNNNNNNNNNNNNNNNNNNNNNNNNNNNNNNNNNNNNNNNNNNNNNNNNNNNNNNNNNNNNNNNNNNNNNNNNNNNNNNNNNNNNNNNNNNNNNNNNNNNNNNNNNNNNNNNNNNNNNNNNNNNNNNNNNNNNNNNNNNNNNNNNNNNNNNNNNNNNNNNNNNNNNNNNNNNNNNNNNNNNNNNNNNNNNNNNNNNNNNNNNNNNNNNNNNNNNNNNNNNNNNNNNNNNNNNNNNNNNNNNNNNNNNNNNNNNNNNNNNNNNNNNNNNNNNNNNNNNNNNNNNNNNNNNNNNNNNNNNNNNNNNNNNNNNNNNNNNNNNNNNNNNNNNNNNNNNNNNNNNNNNNNNNNNNNNNNNNNNNNNNNNNNNNNNNNNNNNNNNNNNNNNNNNNNNNNNNNNNNNNNNNNNNNNNNNNNNNNNNNNNNNNNNNNNNNNNNNNNNNNNNNNNNNNNNNNNNNNNNNNNNNNNNNNNNNNNNNNNNNNNNNNNNNNNNNNNNNNNNNNNNNNNNNNNNNNNNNNNNNNNNNNNNNNNNNNNNNNNNNNNNNNNNNNNNNNNNNNNNNNNNNNNNNNNNNNNNNNNNNNNNNNNNNNNNNNNNNNNNNNNNNNNNNNNNNNNNNNNNNNNNNNNNNNNNNNNNNNNNNNNNNNNNNNNNNNNNNNNNNNNNNNNNNNNNNNNNNNNNNNNNNNNNNNNNNNNNNNNNNNNNN is a window from the Sceloporus undulatus isolate JIND9_A2432 ecotype Alabama chromosome 1, SceUnd_v1.1, whole genome shotgun sequence genome containing:
- the LOC121926740 gene encoding uncharacterized protein LOC121926740; amino-acid sequence: TKENPIFSFSSIPIIGFTDDPGPSHQPCAEKVNLEEEIVVKVVEPEESSEDIAVVPPSQEQLSFLGVQNGGPCAKVKSKTKPQPQTNQNEITEEDLLHIQQNQLHVIQSGFESINHNLQLLQQGMQDLNNNLSVMAHTLVAIKNVYVKNNAGPATFATVTTQTNAGYLSPGSPLVEDRVRVPVAGSSSRSSSCSSSSMSQDPGPSEFPRPPHRTIKKEHPNGCYYFCFADV